GGGTTTATGTAAACCGGTTCACGACCTTGCACCGCGTAAGTTGCACGGAATTCTTCCGACTCACACATTTGCGAGTGCAGGCGTTTATCCGGGTGACACGATTGCAGCCAGAATGGGAACTTGTCTGAACCCGGTCCACCATGTGAGCGTTCTGTCTTTTCAAACCACATTGGGTGTTCCTGACAATGCTCATAACCGTAACGGCCGATCTTACGAGACGTAATTTCGATAAAGCCCGATGGTGTGCCCAAAGCATTGATTTCTGGATCTTCACGGAAATCAGCGTGGCGAACCCAAGGTTTACCCTCACCAAAGTCCAGCACACTCTGCTGCCAGAATTCATCAAATTCTGGCATGTCAAACTTGCCTTTATTCGCAGCACGACAATCATCGTAAAGTGAACGAACCCATTGCATCTCGTCCATGCCACGAGTGTACTCGTTGTGGCGACCGAAACGACGGGTTAGTTCAGTGAAAATCTCAAAGTCAGTCTTAGACTGGAACAATGGATCCACTAGACGGTGCATCGCAATCAGACCTTTCCCAGAGTATGAGCCGTATACATCGATATCATTACGTTCAAACTGAGTACAAGCAGGTAAAACGATGTCGGAGAAACGACACGTTGCCGTCCAAGCAAATTCAATGGTTACAACCGTTTGAAGCTGCTTAAACGCTTTCTTCATACGATTGCGGTCTTGGTGGTGGTGCCATGGATTGTTACCCGAAATCACCATCATTTTATAACCCGGTAACTTCACCTTGCTACCGTTGTAACGAATCTCTTTACCCGGCTCCAGTAAGCAGTCAATCCAACGGGCAACAGGAATGGTTTTGCTGTAACCGTTGTAGTCATTGTTGTCCCATTTTGGCTTCATACCTTGGTCAAGGTTACGTGGGAAACCGCCCGGTGCAGCGAAGCCGGTTGAAGGTACGCCAATACCAGAATAGTGGTGACCATAAGAAATACCGCCACCCGGAAGACCAATTTGACCGACCATTGCCGCCACAACTGCCGCCGCCCAATAAGGCTGTTCACCGTGCTCCTGACGCTGAATACACCATCCCATCAGGATCTGTGTGCGACCATTAACCAGCATGCGCGCAAATTCACGGATCTTGTCAGCGCTTACGCCACAGATCTCAGCCGCCCATTCCGGTGTTTTTTCAAGTTTGTCTTTCGTCTCACCTTGAACGTACTTAATAAACTCGTCGAAACCAAGGCAGTAGGTATCAATGAACTTCTGATCGTGAAGTTTTTCGTTGTACAACACATGAGCGACCGCCAACATAAACGCAACGTCAGTCATTGGGTTAATGTACAAGTGATCATTTTGTAGGAAACGCTGAGTTTTGTTCTTCACTGGGTCAACAGAAAGTACGTTGATTTTGCCTTTAGCGACTTTCTCTTTCAATTGCTCCAAGTAAGGGAATGACTGGTGAGTTTCACAGTTCCAACCAACCTGAAGGTTCTTCACTGGATCATTAGCCCATAGGATGATGTTATCTGAGTTTTCCAGAATCTCAGACCACGATGTACCTTGTGCGTAAACTTCTGTCGAACCCAATACATACGGCAGAATCGTCTGGCCAGCGCCAGTTGAGTAATCACCAACTTTTGTAATGAAGTTACCATGCATACCCACTGCACGCTGCATATGACTGGTACAGCTATGGAACTGCCCAGTTTGACGCCAACCGGTTTGGCCTGCGTGTAATGCCCAAGGCCCATAATCTTTTTGAATGCGTTCTAGCTCACGGTAAAACAGATCTAAGGCTTCATCCCAAGTGACACGAACAAAGCGATTGTCGCCGCGAGTTTCGGCACTGTACTTGTGCTTTTTCAACCAATCTAGGCGCACCATTGGGTAGCGGACACGAGACGGGTTGTAAATCACCCCCTTGATGCCGTTGATCATATCAGTTGGGTTGGTATCTGTTTCTAGCGGCTTGATCTCTTGAACTTTACCCGCATAGATATGAGCACGGAATGCGCCCCAATGAGACCCCGATACTTTCCATGTTCCTGTTGTTTCTGCTGCACTTGCAGAAGCCGATGCCAATAAACTTGGACCGATAACTGATGCTGCACTGGTCGTTGCTACACCTTTAAGAAAACTTCTTCGTGTAATAGCCATTTCAATTACTCCATCCGACGCTTATTAGTGATGACCTTCAGCAAAATCTGAAGAGTGCTTCTGTAGGTACTTCAATACTAGGGCTTCGCTATCTGTGTCGAAGTTAACAAACGCCAACATACCGTTGAACATACCGGGCCAAGTGTTCGCATCGAAGTGCGCTTCATCAGGCTGTGTGTGACAAACTGAACAATTGGTCTTATAGGCTTCACTCGCTTTTTCCCAGATAGGCGTCACGTCGTTTAGCATTGCTTCTTTTCTCATCCAAACTGTAGCTGCCACTTTCTCCCAGGGAAGACCCGTTAGTTCATCGACTTTCTTCTCGCCTTTAGTGACAATTTCATCGCTGGTCGCCGCTTCTTTTAGCAATGAACCCACCGCGATGTTCATACCAAAGTCTTCTTGGATGACACGGCCAAAGCCTTTTGCTTTTCGCCAGCCATCAATCTCAACTTTCATCATTTCGCCCTTGTCTTCTAGAACTGTAACTGTCGATGCTGGGTTAAGCAGGCCTGCTTCTTCAGCCCCCGTTTCATCAAAATAGACAGGTAGGTGGCGAACGCTCACCAAGGCGTTACCCACGGAGTAATCTGTGCTGGCAGTCAGCTGCTCCAGCTCACCAACAATCCCACCAATACTGTCCATACCGGCTGGAAGCTTGTGCGCAATACCTTTATGGCAGTCAACACAGCTCTGATCTTTTTCCGCCGCTTGCTTCATTTGGATGCGAGCCGTTGGGGACATTTGTTCAAAGTCCATTGACTCATAGTTGTGGCAGTTTTTGCACTCCAAGGATTTGTTCGCAGAGAAACGATCCCATTCGTGTTTAGCGAGTTCGATACGGCGCTCTTCAAATACACCTGGTTCGTCGTAGTTACCAAACACTTGGGCGAATACTTCTTTAGAGGCTTGCATCTTACGGGCAATTTTATCGGTCCAGTTATGAGGAACGTGACAATCAGGGCAAGTAGCTCGCACACCTGAATGGTTTTTCCAGTGAACCGTTTCTTGGAGTTCAACGTAGACGTTGTCACGCATGGTATGACAGCTAATACAGAACTCTTCCGTATTAGTCGCTTCTAGTGCTGTGTTGAAACCACCCCAGAAGATGACACCAGCAATAAAGCCGCCCATCGTCAGCACACCGAGGCTGATATGAACCGCTGGGCGCGTCATAGTGCGCCACAATTTAACAATCAATGATTTCATGGTTTGCTCTCTTAAATTTTTCAAACTGTGGAAATGAGCTCAGTGCTTTACATGCCATGTGCACCAGGAGGTCCAAAAAAGAACACCTGTAGCATCCAAACAATAAATCCGTAGCCACCTACGAAAGCCACACTCAGAACCGGGAAGAGAACAACCGCGATAAAGAGGAAAGATTTCCACTCCAGCGAGCGTTTTTCGCCACTCTTAATTTTGTTAACATCACTCATACATTTGCCTATTTTGTATTTAGTGTTATTGGATAGCTCTTATCGCTGAGCTTGCCTTTTTCATAATCTCTAGATAAAAATGTTAGACCATACTATTTGTAGGGTTCAATTAAATCCGTCCTTACAAAGCTTGTTATTCAGCACTTTTTTGAGCTCATCCAGATATGTGTTCGATTAATAATTCATATGTCAACATGCTTGAAATTATGAAAGTTTGTTAACAGTAAACAAAACGTTAAAACGCAACACTCAATTAACAACCAAGTGAAGTAACAGGCTAAAAATTCCGGCTTGTAGCAAGCGACACTCCACATAAAATCCTCAAACTTGTTACACCTTTGTTTCAAATCGAGAGTAAAAATAAGCGGATTTCTTGCCTTTAAAGATGGTGCTGGTGAGGCTTTGGAGAACAGTTTTTCACTGAAATCCATTCTTCATAAGATTTTAGGGATACAATACACATTGCGTTTTAGGAGGGCTTATGAGCGGTGCTGTCAATATTTCCTGGCCAATGCTGGCCTTATTCTTCTGTACATTGGCGATTCCGTTGTTAATCAGCCGACACTATCGACTCAATATTGAAAAAGAAACACTCATCAGTGTGGCAAGGATGACCATCCAGTTATTGCTGGTCGGTGTTTATCTTCAATACTTATTTGAGCTCAACAGCTTAACTATCAATGGTATTTGGCTGATGGCCATGACTCTCATTGGTGCCAGTTCCATCATCAGTAAAGTAAAGTTACCCAAACGAAGGTTGATATACCCTGTCAGCGCAGGTTTACTCATTGGTTTACTACCGCTGTTGTTTATCATCTGTTTTTTGATCATTCAGCCACAACCACTATTCAATGCCCAATACCTCATCCCCTTGGCCGGTATGCTGCTAGGCAACTCTCTCAGTGGTAACATTGTGGCTTTGCAGAACATTTTCACCGCTATGGAAACGCGCCATAGCGAGTATGAAGCTGCCATAGCGTTGGGAGCAGCACCTAAATTTGCAACTTTGCCATTTGTTAGTGAGTCAATCCAAAAGCCGCTTGCGCCGACCTTAGCATCGATGACAACCAGTGGCTTAGTGACACTACCTGGAATGATGACAGGCCAAATACTGGGAGGAGCGAGCCCTATCGTCGCGATCAAATATCAAGTAATGATCATGATTGCGATCTTTGTCATGCTGTCTATCTCAATCAGCCTGACCCTGTCGCTTACGGTCCGATATTGCATTAATAAGGAAGGGAAAATCTTAGTGAGCTTAGGAAAAGCCTAGCCTAGGCGATATGCCTTAAACGGAGGAAAGATTTTATCCACAAAATCTGTGGATAACCATGTCATCGCTTTCAGGATAAGTCCTGATCCTATAACCGCCATAAGCTAGAAAATAAAAGGACATAAGATTCATATGCCTACCAATCAAATCCAATTATCGTCATAAAAACGTCAAATGCTAACTTTACACTGCCGTAGTCAGCTTTTTGTAAGGATACAGATAATGCAAATTGGCGCTACTTCTAACCCAACCGAGACTTCTCAATGGGAAGACAATGAAACACGAAATTGGCTTGTTTCTCAGCCCGAAGAAATTCTGGCTTTGGATGACATCATTGAAGAATCTTGGCGTCAAATACACTGAGAAGTAAAAGAATCAAAATAGGCTCGTTTTTCAACGAGCCTATATCTTATATAGTCCAACAAAACTAATCTCTTAGGTAGATCATCCAATACCACACCCCGACAAAAACACCGCCGCCAATGATATTACCCAAGGTCACAGGTATAAGGTTATTGGTAATAAAATTAAGAAGATTAAGATCGGCATAATCCGCGATATTAGCCCCTGTCATCTGCCAAAACTCATCGGGAGCAAAAAACTTAATGCCAACCGCCATAGGTACTTGAAACATGTTCGCGATACAGTGCTCAAAACCTGCGGAGACAAACATAGCAACGGGTAAGATCATAACGGCTATTTTATCCGTGAGTGTGCGCCCGCTAAATGTCATCCATACCGCTATACACACCAAGACATTACACATAATGCCTAGCGCAACCGCTGAGATAAAACTATGGTGCAGTTTATGCTGTGAAATCGCCATTGCATTTAAGCCAACCTGCCCGCTATCAAACATGTACTGCTTGGTAAGTAACATACAAATCACTAATAATAGCGCGCCAATAAGATTGCCACTGTACACCACGATCCAGTTTTTCATTAACATCTTCCAAGTGATCTTGCCGCTAGCTCTCGCCACAAGAGTCAACACAGAGCTGGTAAAAAGCTCTCCCCCTGTGACAACGACAAGAATCAAGCCTAAACTGAAAGCCAAACCACCCAGTAGTCGCGTGATGCCCCAAGGTAAGTCACCTGCACCAGTGGTCACTATAGTGTAGAAAACAAATGCAATACCAATGTGAATACCGGCAGAAATCGCCAATAGGAAAGACTTCATTGGGTCTTTCGTTGCCTTACCAACCCCAATTTCAGCGGCACGTTCCGCCATCTGTGGCGGCAGTAAAGAATCAAACTGGTTTAAATTCATCATGCAAAGACATTCTAAATAATGTGGATTTGTGGGCGCGGATAATTACTCTTATTGTGATCAAATTCAAGCTTTAATTACCAAACTTAACTGAGACCCAATTTAAACACAGGTTACTCAATCAAAACTGCCTAACATGAAAGGAGAAAAATGCGCATAACTCAAGAAAAGGAAAAATAAATATATATGCTTATCAAGCAATTAAGAAAGATAGCTTAAAAGAAATACCCCTGACCTCAAGCATTAGTTCAAATTTACATATCAACCCCTTACCTTATGCAGTTTTAGCATTAGGGAGGTTGATCAATGCAAACCATCAACTGGTCATAATCCAATCAAACAAAAGCGAATTTTTATCCAAACTAAGTGGTAGGTAACATTTCTATCTCCCTATAATTGCTGAATAACAATATGAGGAATATGGTTGTTTTAGTACTTTCTTTAAGGATTTATTATGAAATATACCGCTGATAAGATGGCCGAACTCAACCTGCTACTGCAATTTGACATTAGCAGTTCTGCAACTGGTATTAAAGTTCACCACGAAGCAACAGAAGAAATGCAGACGGCCGTGAAAAGGCTCTTTGATAAAGGCTTGTGTACTCTGCCTGATGGTGGTTATCTAACAGATGAAGGGATTGAAGTCGCTGAACATGCAGACAAAATCCTCAGAGTTTTATCTAGTTAGTCTTATCATAAACGAGCGTATGACTCTAACCACGAGATTCTTAGTCAGTCGACTTTGATAGCCGACTGACAATCGATTCGATATCAATTTTTTCTAAACCTTGATTAAATATTTTGTTAATGCTTTGCCCTTGTGGCTGATTTTTAAATGCCATGTATAGCATTTTATTTTCTAGTAACTTGGCATTCATTCGTAAACGTTTCCTTAACAAGCTTTCTCTTACATCAATACTAATCAGATACTCTAAGACATTTGGATCTATCACCGCGACATCCAATCGACCTTTTGCCACCTTGTGAATGTTCCTTGCATCGTTAGCGGATGCCTCGACTTGGAGTTCACCAGCTTTAACCATATTGTCGAACTCTGTTGTATTGATATACCCTTGCACTACACCTATTCGAAAGTGCTTCAAATCTGATAACGTCTCCCACCGAACTGGGTAACGAGTGTTTTCTACTAAGCCTAATGGCCCACTACCGATAGGATCCGAGAAAATAAACTCTGAGTTTTCAAAATAATATTCTGGGAAATACCCAACATATTTGTCGGATTTTGAGGCTAACGCCACAGCGCGAACCCATGGTTGAAAATCTACAACCAGCTCATACCCCATAGCTGCAAATGCCTCTCTAGCCACCGCTACTGAGTAGCCATTCTCAGGGAGATCCGTACCAGAATATGGCGGCCACTCCAATGACGTCATATAGATCTTCTGATTAGCCGTTACCATTGAAGAAAACACAACGGCCCATAACCACAAATACCATTTCATGAATGCCCCTAAAACTAGGATCGGATAACTCACTCACTATTAATCATAGACACAATTAACGCCATTCTGTAAACATTCAACACGAATAGGCACACAGCATAAACTCGAAAAACTAACAGTTGATTATTTCATAGGTCTTCCACATAGTTAGTTAAATAAAAACGTATCGAACAAGGGCTTAGTGTGAAAACAATATTGATTATTGGCGGTGGTTGGCTCGGTAAACCTCTCGCCCATTACCTCGAAACCATAGGCCACAAAGTGTTTGTAAGCCGCACAACAGACAATGGAGTTAGAGAACTCGAGTCACAACAACTATCGGGGGTGACAATAAATTTACAAAGCGAATCTACCAGCCTTGTTAAAACCATAGAAAAAACGCATGCGGAGATTGTGATTGGCTGTTTCCCCCCTGGGTTTCGTAAAGGCAACGGCACACAATACGCAGCTCAATGGTTGTCACTTGTTCAAGCCTGCCAAGTTGCTCGCGTCACCAAAATCGTCATGGTCAGTTCAACCACTGTCTATCCAAATTTGGTGCAAGCATTAGATGAAGAGTATGCGTCTTTATCGAATGCTCTTAACAGCGATGTGTTTACTGACAACGCAAGAGTAATGCTTCAGGCAGAGCAACATGTGATTGATTCTGGTCTAGAGTACGGTATTGTACGCTGCAGTGGATTAGTTGGCCCAAATCGCCACCCATCTCGCTTCGTCAACAAATTGAAGCAGGTTAGTGACCTTGCCCCTGCTAATATGCTCCATCTAACAGATGCCATTGGAGCCACCAGCTTCCTAGCATTGAACTGTAAGAATGTAGTAGCCAATGCAACCACCCCAAATACCGTTAGCAAAGCAGAATTTTATCAAGCAGCCCTCGACAGTGTTCAATCTGATGCATCACTTCCCCCTATCGTGCAACGTGCAGACAAACGGATATTGGCTGATCGCTTGATAAGCTTAGGCTATCGCTTTCACTATCAACACACGCTTGAACTCGTTTAATCTAGGGAAAGACAATGAGAACAAAGTTGTTTCAGCACATTGAAATCCTATGGGAATACATGCAACTTTCCCAGCCTCTACAACAATCAGACTGCTTGTTTGTACTCGGCAGTAACGATGTTCGCGTTGCCGAGTACGCTGCGAAACTATATCTGGAAGGCTGGGCAAAGAAAATCATCTTTTCAGGTGGTCAAGGGCGTCTAACAGACGGTCTATTTGACCAATCAGAAGCACACACATTTGCGGCTATCGCGAGAGATCTTGGTGTGCCAGCTAGTGATATCATTCTCGAAGATAAGGCCACCAATACCGGTGAAAATGTACTATATACCGCTAAAGTTTTAGATAAGCTCAATTTAGACCTTCGCTCGTTTATCTTAGTGCAAAAGCCTTATATGGAAAGACGTGCATACGCCACATTTATAAAACAATGGCCGAATACCGTTGAGAGCGTCTGTGTAACGTCGCCCAAGACGATGTTTGTTGACTACTTCAATGAGGATATTTCTTTAGATTTAACGGTAACTGCCATGCTGGGAGACTTTGAAAGAATCAAAGCTTATCCCAAAAAGGGCTTTCAGATTGAGCAAGAAATTCCTGCACATATCGAAACCTCCTACCTTGCTTTAAAAGGCATCTTTAGCTGATACAAAAAAGCCAGAGCATGCTCTGGCTTTTCTCTTGAATAACGCTACTTTAATGAATAGCTTCTTCTTTCTCGCTTAAGTAAGTAAACTTGAGTTCATCTTTCTTCAGGTTCACTTTTACTGTACCGCCATCAACCAAGGAACCAAATAGCAATTCGTTGGCCAAAGGTTTCTTAAGCTGTTCTTGGATAACACGTCCCATAGGACGAGCCCCCATCGCTTTGTCGTAACCTTTTATAGCAAGCCAGTGGCGAGCATCATCTGATACCTCAAGTGACACTCCTCGCGCATCCAACTGCGCTTGCAGCTCAACAATGAATTTATCGACCACCTGGTGAATAACATGTTCATCAAGGCTATTAAACCAAATGATGTTATCCAGACGGTTGCGGAATTCAGGAGTAAAGACTTTCTTGATTTCCGACATCGCATCATGACTATGATCTTGCTGGATAAGACCAATGGATTTCTTAACGGTCTCTTGAACACCTGCGTTAGTAGTCATAACCAGAATGACATTACGGAAATCGGCTTTACGACCATTGTTGTCTGTCAGTGTGCCGTTATCCATGACCTGAAGCAGTAGGTTAAAGATATCTGGGTGCGCTTTTTCAATTTCATCCAGCAGCACCACGGAGTGTGGATGCTTGATCACTGCATCAGTCAACAAACCACCCTGATCGTAACCGACATAACCAGGAGGCGCACCGATCAAACGGCTCACTGAGTGGCGTTCACCATATTCGGACATATCAAAGCGAAGCAGTTCGATGCCCATCAATTTCGACAACTGAACCGTAACTTCCGTTTTACCTACCCCTGTTGGACCAGCAAATAGGAATGAACCTACAGGTTTATTATCGGCACCAAGGCCAGCTCGCGTCAGCTTGATGGCTTCGCTTAGTACATCGATCGCATCATCTTGACCAAACACTAGCATCTTCATCTTCTCATCAAGATTCTGCAAAATCTCTTTGTCAGAAGAAGACACCGATTTTTCAGGAATACGTGCCATTTTCGCTACCATGGCCTCAATATCGGCCACACCAACGGTTTTCTTGCGACGACTTGCAGGCGCTAGACGATGGCGAGCACCAGCCTCATCAATCACGTCAATGGCTTTATCTGGCAAGTGACGCTCGTTGATGTATTTGGCTGAAAGTTCAACGGCAGCACGTAATGCTTTGTTGGTGTAACGAACCTCATGGTGAGCTTCGTATTTAGGTTTCAGGCCCATCAAAATTTTGGTGGTATCATCTAGAGATGGCTCAACAATATCGATCTTCTGGAAACGGCGAGATAGTGCACGCTCCTTCTCGAAGATATTGCTGTATTCCTGATAAGTGGTTGAACCGATACAACGTAATTTACCGCTACTCAACAGTGGCTTAATCAAGTTAGCAGCATCAACTTGACCACCAGACGCCGCACCAGCACCAATAATGGTATGAATTTCATCGATGAAAAGAATCGCATCATCTTCTTTTTCAAGCTGCTTCAAAATTGCTTTAAAACGTTTTTCAAAGTCACCACGATATTTGGTTCCAGCCAGTAGCGAGCCGATATCCAAAGAATAAATTACACTGTTTTTAATAATTTCAGGAACTTGTCCTTCAACAATTCTCCACGCTAAGCCTTCCGCAATCGCAGTTTTACCAACACCCGCTTCACCCACTAGAAGTGGATTGTTTTTGCGGCGGCGACACAATACTTGAATGGTTCTTTCTAGCTCTTTATCTCGGCCAATCAAAGGATCAATCTGACCTTGTTTAGCCAGTTGGTTCAAGTTGGAAGCAAAGCTTTCCAAACGTTCTTCTGAGCCTGCTTCCTCGGTATTATCACTGCTACTGAAAGAATCCGATGAAGAGGCATCATCACTTGAGCTTGAAGCTTTAGTGATACCATGGGAAATAAAGTTAACAATATCTAGACGACTTATATCATTCTTTTTAAGAAGGTAGGCCGCATGCGACTCTTGTTCACTGAAGATTGCGACTAAAACGTTAGCGCCAGTGACTTCACTGCGCCCTGACGATTGCACGTGGAACACCGCACGCTGCAAGACACGTTGAAAGCTCAAAGTAGGTTGGGTTTCACGAGTTTCATCATTTTCAGGGATAAGTGGTGTGGTCTGATCTATGAAGATATCTAACTCGTTTCGAAGGGCATTAATATCTGCCTGACAAGCAAGAAGGGCTTCCCTTGCTGCATCGTTTTCCAACAATGCTAGCAGGAGGTGCTCGACGGTCATAAACTCATGTCGTTTGTCTCTAGCGCGAGAGAATGCGCCGTTTAGACTCGACTCTAACTCTTTATTCAGCATAAGTACCTCCTTTGGCAGCAACTCATGTTGCTTGATTCAGCTTTACGCTTGCTCCATTGTACAAAGCAAAGGATGCTCATTTTCTTGAGAATACATAGTGACTTGCGCTACTTTGGTTTCTGCGACTTCCGCGGTGTATGTGCCACATATCGCTTTGCCTTCGTAATGCACTTTGAGCATCACTTGTGTTGCCTTGTCTATATCCATAGAGAAAAAACGCTCTAGGATGTCAATAACAAAGTCCATTGGCGTGTAATCAT
This sequence is a window from Vibrio coralliilyticus. Protein-coding genes within it:
- the torC gene encoding pentaheme c-type cytochrome TorC — protein: MKSLIVKLWRTMTRPAVHISLGVLTMGGFIAGVIFWGGFNTALEATNTEEFCISCHTMRDNVYVELQETVHWKNHSGVRATCPDCHVPHNWTDKIARKMQASKEVFAQVFGNYDEPGVFEERRIELAKHEWDRFSANKSLECKNCHNYESMDFEQMSPTARIQMKQAAEKDQSCVDCHKGIAHKLPAGMDSIGGIVGELEQLTASTDYSVGNALVSVRHLPVYFDETGAEEAGLLNPASTVTVLEDKGEMMKVEIDGWRKAKGFGRVIQEDFGMNIAVGSLLKEAATSDEIVTKGEKKVDELTGLPWEKVAATVWMRKEAMLNDVTPIWEKASEAYKTNCSVCHTQPDEAHFDANTWPGMFNGMLAFVNFDTDSEALVLKYLQKHSSDFAEGHH
- a CDS encoding ABC transporter permease; protein product: MSGAVNISWPMLALFFCTLAIPLLISRHYRLNIEKETLISVARMTIQLLLVGVYLQYLFELNSLTINGIWLMAMTLIGASSIISKVKLPKRRLIYPVSAGLLIGLLPLLFIICFLIIQPQPLFNAQYLIPLAGMLLGNSLSGNIVALQNIFTAMETRHSEYEAAIALGAAPKFATLPFVSESIQKPLAPTLASMTTSGLVTLPGMMTGQILGGASPIVAIKYQVMIMIAIFVMLSISISLTLSLTVRYCINKEGKILVSLGKA
- a CDS encoding YdcF family protein — encoded protein: MRTKLFQHIEILWEYMQLSQPLQQSDCLFVLGSNDVRVAEYAAKLYLEGWAKKIIFSGGQGRLTDGLFDQSEAHTFAAIARDLGVPASDIILEDKATNTGENVLYTAKVLDKLNLDLRSFILVQKPYMERRAYATFIKQWPNTVESVCVTSPKTMFVDYFNEDISLDLTVTAMLGDFERIKAYPKKGFQIEQEIPAHIETSYLALKGIFS
- a CDS encoding NAD(P)H-binding protein is translated as MKTILIIGGGWLGKPLAHYLETIGHKVFVSRTTDNGVRELESQQLSGVTINLQSESTSLVKTIEKTHAEIVIGCFPPGFRKGNGTQYAAQWLSLVQACQVARVTKIVMVSSTTVYPNLVQALDEEYASLSNALNSDVFTDNARVMLQAEQHVIDSGLEYGIVRCSGLVGPNRHPSRFVNKLKQVSDLAPANMLHLTDAIGATSFLALNCKNVVANATTPNTVSKAEFYQAALDSVQSDASLPPIVQRADKRILADRLISLGYRFHYQHTLELV
- the torE gene encoding trimethylamine N-oxide reductase system protein TorE yields the protein MSDVNKIKSGEKRSLEWKSFLFIAVVLFPVLSVAFVGGYGFIVWMLQVFFFGPPGAHGM
- a CDS encoding substrate-binding periplasmic protein yields the protein MKWYLWLWAVVFSSMVTANQKIYMTSLEWPPYSGTDLPENGYSVAVAREAFAAMGYELVVDFQPWVRAVALASKSDKYVGYFPEYYFENSEFIFSDPIGSGPLGLVENTRYPVRWETLSDLKHFRIGVVQGYINTTEFDNMVKAGELQVEASANDARNIHKVAKGRLDVAVIDPNVLEYLISIDVRESLLRKRLRMNAKLLENKMLYMAFKNQPQGQSINKIFNQGLEKIDIESIVSRLSKSTD
- a CDS encoding TIGR02647 family protein, which produces MKYTADKMAELNLLLQFDISSSATGIKVHHEATEEMQTAVKRLFDKGLCTLPDGGYLTDEGIEVAEHADKILRVLSS
- the clpA gene encoding ATP-dependent Clp protease ATP-binding subunit ClpA, with protein sequence MLNKELESSLNGAFSRARDKRHEFMTVEHLLLALLENDAAREALLACQADINALRNELDIFIDQTTPLIPENDETRETQPTLSFQRVLQRAVFHVQSSGRSEVTGANVLVAIFSEQESHAAYLLKKNDISRLDIVNFISHGITKASSSSDDASSSDSFSSSDNTEEAGSEERLESFASNLNQLAKQGQIDPLIGRDKELERTIQVLCRRRKNNPLLVGEAGVGKTAIAEGLAWRIVEGQVPEIIKNSVIYSLDIGSLLAGTKYRGDFEKRFKAILKQLEKEDDAILFIDEIHTIIGAGAASGGQVDAANLIKPLLSSGKLRCIGSTTYQEYSNIFEKERALSRRFQKIDIVEPSLDDTTKILMGLKPKYEAHHEVRYTNKALRAAVELSAKYINERHLPDKAIDVIDEAGARHRLAPASRRKKTVGVADIEAMVAKMARIPEKSVSSSDKEILQNLDEKMKMLVFGQDDAIDVLSEAIKLTRAGLGADNKPVGSFLFAGPTGVGKTEVTVQLSKLMGIELLRFDMSEYGERHSVSRLIGAPPGYVGYDQGGLLTDAVIKHPHSVVLLDEIEKAHPDIFNLLLQVMDNGTLTDNNGRKADFRNVILVMTTNAGVQETVKKSIGLIQQDHSHDAMSEIKKVFTPEFRNRLDNIIWFNSLDEHVIHQVVDKFIVELQAQLDARGVSLEVSDDARHWLAIKGYDKAMGARPMGRVIQEQLKKPLANELLFGSLVDGGTVKVNLKKDELKFTYLSEKEEAIH
- the focA gene encoding formate transporter FocA, whose translation is MNLNQFDSLLPPQMAERAAEIGVGKATKDPMKSFLLAISAGIHIGIAFVFYTIVTTGAGDLPWGITRLLGGLAFSLGLILVVVTGGELFTSSVLTLVARASGKITWKMLMKNWIVVYSGNLIGALLLVICMLLTKQYMFDSGQVGLNAMAISQHKLHHSFISAVALGIMCNVLVCIAVWMTFSGRTLTDKIAVMILPVAMFVSAGFEHCIANMFQVPMAVGIKFFAPDEFWQMTGANIADYADLNLLNFITNNLIPVTLGNIIGGGVFVGVWYWMIYLRD
- the torA gene encoding trimethylamine-N-oxide reductase TorA gives rise to the protein MAITRRSFLKGVATTSAASVIGPSLLASASASAAETTGTWKVSGSHWGAFRAHIYAGKVQEIKPLETDTNPTDMINGIKGVIYNPSRVRYPMVRLDWLKKHKYSAETRGDNRFVRVTWDEALDLFYRELERIQKDYGPWALHAGQTGWRQTGQFHSCTSHMQRAVGMHGNFITKVGDYSTGAGQTILPYVLGSTEVYAQGTSWSEILENSDNIILWANDPVKNLQVGWNCETHQSFPYLEQLKEKVAKGKINVLSVDPVKNKTQRFLQNDHLYINPMTDVAFMLAVAHVLYNEKLHDQKFIDTYCLGFDEFIKYVQGETKDKLEKTPEWAAEICGVSADKIREFARMLVNGRTQILMGWCIQRQEHGEQPYWAAAVVAAMVGQIGLPGGGISYGHHYSGIGVPSTGFAAPGGFPRNLDQGMKPKWDNNDYNGYSKTIPVARWIDCLLEPGKEIRYNGSKVKLPGYKMMVISGNNPWHHHQDRNRMKKAFKQLQTVVTIEFAWTATCRFSDIVLPACTQFERNDIDVYGSYSGKGLIAMHRLVDPLFQSKTDFEIFTELTRRFGRHNEYTRGMDEMQWVRSLYDDCRAANKGKFDMPEFDEFWQQSVLDFGEGKPWVRHADFREDPEINALGTPSGFIEITSRKIGRYGYEHCQEHPMWFEKTERSHGGPGSDKFPFWLQSCHPDKRLHSQMCESEEFRATYAVQGREPVYINPQDAKEKGIKDGDLVRVFNDRGQLLAGAVLMDSYARGVIRIEEGAWYGPLNEKEGAICTYGDPNTLTMDIGSSELAQATSANTCIVDFEKFTGKVPPVTSFGGPIEVA